The Gloeomargarita lithophora Alchichica-D10 genomic sequence GGACGGCTGGATTGCCCAGGGACAGGGGGAATTGGCCCGTACCCAGTGGTTACAAGCGCAGGAATTGCTGTGGCAAAATTACCCGGCGTTGGCGGCGCAAAGCAAATCGGAAGTGCGGGCGATGTGGTTGGATCGCGAAACAATTGTGGCGGCACGGGGGGAAGCCGGTTTGGTGCCGATTTTTGAGCGTATGCGCGCCGCCGGGGTGAATCTGGTTTTTTTTGAAACCGTGAATGCGGGTTATCCGATCTACCCCAGTCGGGTGGCTCCCCAACAAAATCCCTTGACTCGCGGCTGGGACCCCCTGGCGGCGGCGGTGAAATTGGCCAAAGAACGCAATATGGAACTGCACCCCTGGGTGTGGGTGTTTGCGGTGGGCAATCGGCGGCACAATGCAATTTTGGGGCAACCCACCGGTTATCTCGGCCCTGTCCTGAGTGCCTACCCGGAGTGGGCGAACCGGGACAACCGGGGCAGTGTGATTCCCCCCCGCCAGGACAAGCCGTTTTTGGATCATGCCCACCCCCAGGCGCGGGAGTATCTTTTGCGATTGTTTGAGGAAATTGTCACCCGCTATGAGGTGGATGGCCTGCACCTGGATTACATTCGTTATCCGTTCCAAAGCGGCGGGGTGCCTTACGGTTATGGGTCAGCCTCCCGGCAGATTTACCAACAACTAACGGGGATTGACCCCCTGACCCTCAACCCCGGTCAACCGGAATGGCAGAACTGGACGGAGTGGCGCACGGAACAAGTGACCAGTTTTGTCACCACGGTAAACCAGCGTTTGAAGCAAAAACGCCCGGAATTGGTGCTATCCACGGCGGTCTTTGCCTACTCCCGTCCCTCCCGCCTGTACCGCCTACAACAGGATTGGGAAACCTGGGCGGTCACCGGGGCGGTGGATATGGTAGTGCTGATGTCCTACGCCGAAGATACCCAGGGCTTGCAGGATTTGCTGAAACCGGCCATCCCCGTGTCCGCCCCCGTATTATTCCTACCGGGAATTTCTTTGATGCGTACCACACCCACGGCGGTCGTGGATCAAGTCCAGGCGGTGCGTAATAGTAGCCTGGGAGCCGGGTATGTGCTGTTTGCCATGTCCCATTTGAACGGTCAACTAGAACCCCTTTTGCAACAACCGGCGGCACCCCTGCCCCACCGGCAACCCTTCCAAAACCTCCTGCAACGCTACCAAGCCCAGGAGCAGGAATGGCTGTTTTTGGCTGAGCGGGGACAATTAACCATCCCCGACCGGCAAGCCCTCCAGCAGGTGACGGTGGCCTTGACCCAACTGGCCGGTAATCCCAGCGAAACCCATTGGCAGACCGCCCGCAGTGCCCTAGAAGCCCTGGAACGGGACTTGGATGCTTGGCAACACCCCCAACCCTGGCAGAGTTTGGTGCGTACTACCACCTGGCGTGCCCGTTTGAAAACCCTGGATGAATTGCTTTTATATGGGGCGAGGGTACGCTTAAAAATCCCCGCCACCGCCTTGAGTCAGCCCTTGCCCAGCCTGCCCCGTCCCCGCCCAGTCGTCACCCCCAATCCCATCTCCGAACGGCCATGAGCGAATCACCCGCATTAACCGTCGGCCAACCGGCTCCCCTATTTAGCCTCCCCAGTGGGGACGGCCAGACCGTTAGCCTCGGGCAATTTCAGGGGCAGTGGGTGATTCTGTACTTTTATCCGCGGGACAATACCCCCGGTTGCACCACGGAAGCCTGTGGGTTTCGGGATACCTATGCCCAATTACAGCAGGTACAGGCGGTGGTGTTGGGCATCAGTACGGATTCGGTCGCCAGCCATGCCAAATTTATTCGTAAGTACGATTTACCATTTTTATTACTGGCGGATACCGGGGGACAGGTCGCCCGGAGCTATGGCAGTTATGGCCCCAAGAAATTCATGGGAAAAAGTTACGAGGGCGTGTTTCGGCATACTTTTATCCTTGATCCCCAGGGCAAAATCGCCCAAATTTACCGCCAGGTGAAACCGGCAACCCACGCCCAACAGGTGTTAATAGACTTAACCCAATTGCAGAATGCGACCCCCTGAGAATGGGAAATTCCCCCACCGGGCACAGAAGATGTTAAAAATAATGTTAAGACCATCGGCAATCATCAGCACCTACATCAGGAGGACATTATGGCACTGGTTCCCATGCGGCTTTTGCTGGATCACGCCGCCGAACACGACTACGGCATTCCCGCCTTCAACGTCAATAACATGGAGCAAATTCAGGCGATCATGCAGGCTGCCCATACCACCGATAGCCCAGTGATCCTACAGGCTTCCCGCGGGGCGCGCAAATACGCCGGGGAGAATTTTTTGCGCCATTTGATCCTGGCCGCTGTGGAAACCTACCCCCACATTCCGATTTCCATGCACCAGGACCACGGCAACAGCCCCGCCACCTGCTACTCCGCCATCCGCAACGGTTTTACCAGCGTGATGATGGACGGCTCCCTGATGGACGATGCCAAAACCCCGGCCAGCTATGAGTACAACGTTGCCGTTACCGCAGAAGTGGTGAAGGTCGCCCACGGGTTGGGGGTGAGCGTGGAAGGGGAACTGGGTTGTTTGGGTTCCCTGGAAACCGGCATGGGTGAAGCGGAAGACGGTCACGGTGCCGAAGGGGTGCTTTCCCACGACCAACTGCTGACCGACCCGGATCAGGCGGTGGATTTTGTGGAAAAAACCGACCTGGATGCCCTAGCGGTGGCGATTGGCACCAGTCACGGGGCCTACAAGTTCAGCCGCAAACCGGAGGGAGAAGTCCTGCAAATCAATCGGATTGAGGAATTGCACCGCCGCCTGCCCAATACGCACATTGTCATGCACGGTTCTTCCTCGGTGCCCAAGGAATTGATTGACCTGATCAACGAATTTGGCGGCACCATCCCGGAAACCTACGGGGTGCCCGTGGAAGAAATCCAACGGGGGATCAAAAACGGGGTTCGCAAGGTGAACATTGATACGGACAACCGCTTGGCCATCACCGCCGCCGTCCGGGAAGCCCTGGCGAAAAATGCTAAGGAATTTGACCCCCGCCATTTTCTGAAGCCCTCAATTAAATATATGCAGCAGGTGTGCGCCGACCGCTACCAGCAGTTCTGGAGTGCGGGCAATGCCAGCAAAATCAAGCAAATGACCTGCGATGAATATGCGCTCAAATACGCCAAAGGGGAACTGAAAGCCGTCACCCGGACTTTAGTGGGGGCGTAAAATTCTTCTAACTTAGATAAACCGCCCCTTTCCTGTGGGAGAGGGGTTTTTTATGGTGTTGAGAACCAAGTCCGGCGGTTGCGCCCCTACGACTGTTATGCAAAATTCAAATAGGATTGCTATACAACCCCGCTAGGGCAAACCGTGCGACCCCGACCCATACGAGCCTATATGAGTGATCATTTTGAGTGATTTTACATGAGCCATTTGCCCAGTCCGCTTGACCCTTGGCCGGGGGCAGAAACGCACCCTGACCCCCGCTGGCACGCCCTTTACTTAGCCATCTTGGCGGGTAATGAGCAGATGAATTTAACCCGCATTACTACACCGGCGGACTTTTGGGAAAAACATCTCTGGGATAGCGTCCAGGGGATTCAACCCTATTTGGGGAATAATGAAGCGTGGCAAGTGCTGGATGTGGGCACCGGGGCGGGGTTTCCAGGTTTAGCAGTAGGGATTTTGCAACCCCATTGGCAGGTGACATTATTGGATTCGCGCCAGAAAAAAACCCGCTTTTTAGCCCAGGTGATTGCCGATTTGCGCTTGGATAATATCACCATGCTCACCGGACGGGCAGAAGTTCTGGGAGCTACTGTACCCCACCGAAAAAACTATGATTTAGTGCTATTGCGGGCGGTGGCTCCGGTGGATCAAGCCCTCAACTATGGCACGCCTTTTCTCAAACCGGGCGGGCGTTTGGTGCTTTACCAGGGGCATTGGACTGCGGCACAAACCGAGGCCTTAACCGCATCTTTGCACGGTCTAAAATTAACGCACATTGATGCCCAAATCACCCCTTTGACCCAAGGGGTGCGCCATTACCTGCATTTGGTGGGGAACTTCCCAGCGCAGGGTGGTTCATAATGGGAGTAATCTTGCCGGAGGTGAATATGCGCTCTTTTGCCCTAGCCGTTGCCCTTGTAGCTGTCGCTGTTCCCGCTCTGACTACCCTACCAGGGGTGGCACAGGAGAACCGCTTTCAAACCATCTCTAACCTGAAGCGGGCGCAAAATCAAGCCCGTTTTGCTGGCGAAAAAGCCAACGGGGGAATCGCTGTCTATCGCACCGAACCGGCCATGCACCAAGCGGTGGGTACGGAAGGCGATGCCCGCTATGAGGATGTGGGGGATGCCTGGATTTTTACCTTCCGGGGTGGCTCACCGGAAGAAACAGCCGCCGGTCGCTACTCGATGCGGACGGTGGTGCGGGTGGATAAGGGAACCTACAAGACCGAGATTGTTAGTAATGAGCGGATTTAATTCCATTTAAGGTGCCGTGGGGGGGATGTAACCGTGGTCAAAAAAGCTGGCTTGGCGATACTGACGGCTGTAACCCTTTGGCTGAGTGCCGTACCGGTGCAGGCCGGTGACCCCTTTCGGCGCAAACCCCCCCGCCCCATTGATGCTAAAACTGAGCAGGTATTTGAACAGGTTTTTATTTATGGTAATTACTCCCAAGCCCGCAGTATCCTGACGGAATTGTTGGCGCAAAACCCCAAAGAACCCCTGGTGTACGCCCTATCTGCTTCCATAGCTTACCTGGATGGGGATTTGACTAACATGGCGCAGGCCGCCGCCCAGACGATGACAACCGCTACCGCATTGCAGAAAACCGACCCGCTGCGGGGGCATCTGTACGTGGGGGTGGCGCACTTTTTGGCAGGGGGGGTGGTGGCGACGGAAAACCGCAAAAATTTACTTTTGGTGGTGCCCCAACTGTTGGATAAGGTGCAGGTAGCTTTGGGTGAATTTGATAAAGCCGCCGCAGTGAATCCCAACGACCCGGAATTGAATTTGATTCGGGGATTTGCGGATTTACTTTTGGCAATCAATATCCCCTTTAGCAATGTGGGGGATGCGGTGAATCGCCTGCAAAATTCCGGCGCCCCGCCCTACCTGGTGCATCGGGGTTTGGCCTTGGCCTACCGGGATTTGAAACAGTTTCCCGATGCTTTAGCTGAGGTGGACAAAGCCCTCATCGCCGCCCCTAACCAACCGGAATTGCAGTATCTCAGGGCGCAAATTTTGGTGGGGCAACAAAATTATATTGAGGGGGTGAAATGGTTTGACCAGTCCTTGGCGATGGAAGCCCAACTGCCCCCGGCGTTAGTCCGCCAGATTCGCCGGGAACGGGAACGGGCGCAACGGCGGGTGGTGGCCGCTCCCCAATGAATATCCAATTCCGGGAAGTAGATACGTTTAACCTGTGGATTTGGGTGGAATTTCCCCAGCCACCCACCCAGGAGGAACAGCAGTACCTGGAGGAGATTTTTAGCTCTTGGTTTTTGTTAGGCAAATTGGGGGGATTCAATGCGGAAAATCTGCCCGTCCAAGACCAGGGTTATGACCTGAATTTTTTCCCCTACGATACCGAAACCAGCGACGATGCCTTCTTAGCCGTGATGCACAATATGGGGGAAGTGGAATACCAAGACCATTGGGCACGCTGTTGGTTTGACCTGGGCACCAGCGATGGTCTTGCCCTGGATATATTGTTAAATGTATTGCGCCAATTTGACCAGGAATATGTGCCCCTGAAAACCGTGATCATTGGGGGGGTGAATCCCGATTGGCCGGTGGATCATTTTGAGCCGGAATCGCCATTGGCTGATGATTTTTGAACCCCAAATAAGTGAGTAAACCCACCAAATGTGCGGGAAGTGGTGCAGTTACCGTTAATCCTTCTCCTGTGGCGGGATGCGCTAAACTCAATCGCCAGGCGTGCAGGGCTTGCCCCGGTAATTTTTGCGTCAATGTACGGCTGGAACTATACACCGGGTCACCCACCAAAGGATGCCCCAAATGGCTCAAATGCACCCGAATCTGATGGGTACGCCCGGTTTCCAGGCGAAAGTGTACCCAGCTATACACCCCACAGGATTCTAAAACCCGCCAATGGGTCACCGCCGGTCGCCCGCTGGGGATCACCGCCATTTTTTGCCGCTGGTGGGGATGCCGCCCGATGGGGGCACTGATTGTACCGTTTTCCTGGGGGAGTCGCCCGTGAATCAAGCCTAGGTATTCTCGCCCCATGCGGCGGGTTTGGATTTGCTGTTGCAAATGCTGGAGCGCCAGGGCGGTTTTTGCCACCACCATGACCCCGGTGGTGTCTTTGTCCAAACGATGGACAATGCCGGGACGTTGTTTGTCACCCATCGCCAGAAAATCCGGGCAGTGCGCCAGTAGAGCATTCACTAAAGTCCCGTCCCAATGGCCGGGAGCCGGATGCACCACCAACCCCGCCGGTTTGTTGAGGATTAGTAATTGCCCATCTTCGTACAAAATTTCCAGGGGGATGGGTTGCGCCGGAGTATCCACCGGTTCCGGGGCGGGAATGTGCAGTTGCACCCAATCGCCGGGGCGGAGGGGTTGATTTTTATCGGTTTGCACCCGCTGATTGATGTGGACGTGCCCCTGGTGGATGAGTTTTTGGATGCGACTGCGGGAAAATTCCGGCCATTGTTGCACCAACCCCTGATCCAGGCGGGACATGGGGCTAACCACCTGAAATTTCCGCATTTCCATCGGCGTTAGCGGCGAAAACTCCAGTCCGGTCGCAGTTGTTTCGCCCCCCGCAGGTAGGGATGGATCAACCGTTGCGCCGGGGGTAAATGGGCGTGGGCGAGCAGGCGAATACAGCGGGGCAAACCGTGGGCAACATACATATGCTGGACATCCAACATGGCGACTTCATCCCAGCGGGGGCGTTCCCTAGCAATTGTGGCCGGATAAATCGCATCCAAATCCGAGGTGATGCTAAAAGTCACACTCAACAATTGCCGGGGGTCGAGGTGGTTTTCCTGCTCCAGGGTGGTCAACAATTCCAAGACTACTTCCCGGATAGCGGCCACCGTATTGGCCTCCGCCGTTGTCGCACCCCGCAGTGCCCGCCACGTCCAAGCACTCTCCATCCTAGGTTTGACTGGTGACAACAGGGGTGGGCTGGTGTTGCAGGGCATTGTATAAACGATTTAGGGCATTCACATACGCCTGCGCCGAGGCCACAATAATATCCGTATTGGCCGCATGACCGCTGTAGGTGCGTTGGTTGTGCTCCAGGCGAATGGTCACCTCCCCGATAGCATCAATCCCCGCCGTCACCGACTGCACCGCAAATTCCACCAACCGATTTGGCACTTCCACCACCCGGTTCATCGCCTTGTAAATCGCATCCACCGGCCCCGTTCCCGTAGCGGCATCCGTGCGTTCTTCGCCGCTGGGCAAACGCAGGGTCACCGTCGCCGTGGGAATTTCATGGTCACCGCAGGACACCTGCACCCGCTCCAGGCGAAAATTCACCACCAGGGGGGTTTGCATTTCGTCGCTGGCGATGGCCTCCAAGTCCCGGTCGGTAATGTCTTTTTTCTTGTCCGCCAATTCCTTGAACCGCAAAAAAGCCCGATTCAATTCCTGGTCATGCAGGTCAAACCCCAATTCTTGCAGGCGCGCCCGAAACGCATGGCGACCGGAATGCTTGCCCAACACGATTTGATTGGCCTGCCATCCTATGGTACGGGCATCCATAATTTCGTAGGTCTGGCGATGCTTCAGCACCCCGTCCTGGTGAATCCCCGACTCGTGGGCAAAGGCATTCGCCCCCACAATCGCCTTGTTGGGCTGCACGACCATCCCCGTCAAACTGGACACCAGGCGGGAAGTTTTGTAAATCTGGGTGGTATCAATCCGGGTCAAGGGTTGGGTGGCCGCCACCGGTCGCCCCAGGAAGGGATTAAAGTAACTGCGCCGCACGTGCAGAGCCATTACCAATTCTTCCAGAGCCGTATTCCCCGCCCGTTCGCCAATGCCATTGATCGTCACTTCCACCTGGCGGGCACCCTGTTTAATTGCTTCTAAAAAATTGGCCGTCGCCACCCCCAAATCATTATGCCCATGCACGGAAACCACCGCCCGGTCAATGTTGGGGACATTTTCCCTAATGCCTTGGATCAACCGCCCAAATTCCTCCGGCATCAAATACCCCACCGTATCCGGGATATTCACTGTCGTTGCCCCGGCCTCGATCGCCGCCGTCAGGACTTGGTAAAGGTATTCCGGGTCAGAGCGGGCGGCATCCATCGGCGAAAATTCCACATCATTTACATAGCCCTTGGCCTTGGTCACCATCGCCACCGCAATCGCCAAAACCTCCGCCCGGCTTTTGCGTAACTGATGTTCCAGGTGAATATCCGACGTGGAAATAAAGGTGTGAATGCGGGGGTGTGCCGCCGGTTCCAGGGCTTTGGCCGCCGCTTCTATATCCGCCGGAATCGCCCGTGCCAAGGAGCAAATCACCGGTTCCCGCACCTCCCGCGCAATCGTCTGCACCGCCTCAAAATCCCCCGGACTGGCGTAGGCAAACCCCGCCTCGATAATATCCACCCCCANNNNNNNNNNNNNNNNNNNNNNNNNNNNNNNNNNNNNNNNNNNNNNNNNNNNNNNNGACGGCTGAGTTGACGGGCAATCAGCAATTTTTCTTCCGTATTCAGACTGGCACCGGGGCACTGCTCCCCGTCCCGCAAGGTGGTGTCAAAAATCAAAATCCGGTCGCTGGTCATGGCAGTCTAGGACAAAAATTCGTTCTTTCATCATAGAGCAACCCCAGGGAACTTGTGAATAGTGATAGACGAGAACCAAAGGGTAGGCGACCGTCAGCAACTATGTAAAGTATTGTTATGTCTGGGCAAAAATGGGGGTTCCAGAGAGCAAAGTCCTGCGTTCACGGAAAGAAATCACTTGACGAATAACGAAAAAACGATTAACACAGAAGTAAACCAAAAATACACCCCAAGGTTAAGGAATCATTATGACAAAAAAATGGGTACAAATTAGTCATTCTCAGGCTGAAATTATTGATGATGAAAAGTCAATTTTGTCTGTTTTTTCCATTCTTCTCTTTGTTTTTTTTACAATTTTTATCTCCTGGATGCTAAGACCGAAAACTATTCCTGAGAAAACTATAGCAATATGATTTGAATCGTGAACAGAAATTCCGCAGAACCAGGGACGGGGGCGGCGCCCCTGCGACCGCTACTCTAAAACCAATTAAGATTGCTATATCTCTGATTTCTCTACTTCACAGCCTATGTTTATATCTGATTCTACACTATGGCTAATATCTGTAATAATCATATCTGTTTTATTATTTTCATTACTTTGTTTTTTCTTGGAAATCGGGAGAGAATTTGTTTTAGACCTGGAATCGGGAACAATATCAGAATTTCACTATGCACTCATAGACTTCTTTATTAGGAAAAGTAAATCCATGAAAAAACCTGTTAAAGTTGCTTATTTGTCTGAGTTTTCTGAGATTGCTATTCTGGAAAAATCAGAAACAGATAGTGATGGTGATTCCTACTGGAGTTGTACATTAGAAATGATTGGTTACGAAAATATGGTCATAGAAAAATTTCCAAACAAAAAGTTTATGAAATACATTTCTGAGTTACAAGATTTAGCTTGTAAAATGGGGAATTTTTTGCGAAAACCTGTTATTACGCCTATCGGTGTCATTAGTGTTAGTCAAACCCAAGAGTATTGCCCATCATCCGACCAAGATGAAATGACAACTGCTGTCGAAAAAATCTACAAAACTCTCAAGTTGAATTTTGTTGATACCCATGAATACCGCATAGTTAATTCCGATGATTTTCGTGCTTATGTTGACCTGGCGTACTACCATCGCCTGCAATCCACTCTTGTAGAACAGGGATACACTTGGGCGGGGGATATTGAGGATATGACCGTTGCCGAAGNNNNNNNNNNNNNNNNNNNNAATTACGAGAATATAATAGTCGAACCTTTATTCGCACGATGATCAATTCAACCCACAATACCAGCATCGGTTTTTACCACGTTAATCCTAAAATACCCCTGGGATTTTTAGCACAGATTAAAGCATTTGATTGTGAAACAGAGTTTAGTCCAGAGAAGTATTTAGTGACCAGTAATGCAAGTACCAATCCTTTTGATTATCCACCAGGGTTTGATGCTATTCATTTGCCCGCAAATACAGATTACAAAGTGATTCTCAAAACCCATTATCAACGGTTGCAAAAAGCCATCTCTACTTGGAACTTATCCCCAACCCCTTTGCATAGTTTGGAAGATATTTTAGCGATGCAGAAACGGATGCAACAGGCGAAAAATTCCCACAGAAAACGGATTGGCTATATCACCCAGAAAGAACTAAATCGCTTCAAAGTTGACCCACAAATTGCCCAGGAAGTTGGTCGCAAACTGCGGGAACGATTTACCCGTGAGACTTAGAAACCTGCCCCAAAGGGACGCACAGAGGCCGCCACCATGAGGGATGGACATGGTTGATCACCCCCCCCGGAACTAAAAAAAATGTCTTTGGGAGCTAGGGATAAACGACCCAAGGAACGATGCCAGCCTACAGCCCTGCACTCACGGATAAAAATCACTTGACGAATAATGAAAAAACGATTAATACAGAAGTAAGTAAAAAAATACCCCAAGGTTAAGGACTCANNNNNNNNNNNNNNNNNNNNNNNNNNNNNNNNNNNNNNNNNNNNNNNNNNNNNNNNNNNNNNNNNNNNNNNNNNNNNNNNNNNNNNNNNNNNNNNNNNNNNNNNNNNNNNNNNNNNNNNNNNNNNNNNNNNNNNNNNNNNNNNNNNNNNNNNNNNNNNNNNNNNNNNNNNNNNNNNNNNNNNNNNNNNNNNNNNNNNNNNNNNNNNNNNNNNNNNNNNNNNNNNNNNNNNNNNNNNNNNNNNNNNNNNNNNNNNNNNNNNNNNNNNNNNNNNNNNNNNNNNNNNNNNNNNNNNNNNNNNNNNNNNNNNNNNNNNNNNNNNNNNNNNNNNNNNNNNNNNNNNNNNNNNNNNNNNNNNNNNNNNNNNNNNNNNNNNNNNNNNNNNNNNNNNNNNNNNNNNNNNNNNNNNN encodes the following:
- a CDS encoding glycoside hydrolase family 10 protein produces the protein MRRFLSLITCCSALAVPPLALAQEGGIPLESQDPTNFVLPARPIPRSVNTFQLRRMKQQLGELVERVRAIVILAQIQKQDSQVLGAVKALQFAETVLGQLDGWIAQGQGELARTQWLQAQELLWQNYPALAAQSKSEVRAMWLDRETIVAARGEAGLVPIFERMRAAGVNLVFFETVNAGYPIYPSRVAPQQNPLTRGWDPLAAAVKLAKERNMELHPWVWVFAVGNRRHNAILGQPTGYLGPVLSAYPEWANRDNRGSVIPPRQDKPFLDHAHPQAREYLLRLFEEIVTRYEVDGLHLDYIRYPFQSGGVPYGYGSASRQIYQQLTGIDPLTLNPGQPEWQNWTEWRTEQVTSFVTTVNQRLKQKRPELVLSTAVFAYSRPSRLYRLQQDWETWAVTGAVDMVVLMSYAEDTQGLQDLLKPAIPVSAPVLFLPGISLMRTTPTAVVDQVQAVRNSSLGAGYVLFAMSHLNGQLEPLLQQPAAPLPHRQPFQNLLQRYQAQEQEWLFLAERGQLTIPDRQALQQVTVALTQLAGNPSETHWQTARSALEALERDLDAWQHPQPWQSLVRTTTWRARLKTLDELLLYGARVRLKIPATALSQPLPSLPRPRPVVTPNPISERP
- the bcp gene encoding thioredoxin-dependent thiol peroxidase, with amino-acid sequence MSESPALTVGQPAPLFSLPSGDGQTVSLGQFQGQWVILYFYPRDNTPGCTTEACGFRDTYAQLQQVQAVVLGISTDSVASHAKFIRKYDLPFLLLADTGGQVARSYGSYGPKKFMGKSYEGVFRHTFILDPQGKIAQIYRQVKPATHAQQVLIDLTQLQNATP
- the fba gene encoding class II fructose-bisphosphate aldolase (catalyzes the reversible aldol condensation of dihydroxyacetonephosphate and glyceraldehyde 3-phosphate in the Calvin cycle, glycolysis, and/or gluconeogenesis), with translation MALVPMRLLLDHAAEHDYGIPAFNVNNMEQIQAIMQAAHTTDSPVILQASRGARKYAGENFLRHLILAAVETYPHIPISMHQDHGNSPATCYSAIRNGFTSVMMDGSLMDDAKTPASYEYNVAVTAEVVKVAHGLGVSVEGELGCLGSLETGMGEAEDGHGAEGVLSHDQLLTDPDQAVDFVEKTDLDALAVAIGTSHGAYKFSRKPEGEVLQINRIEELHRRLPNTHIVMHGSSSVPKELIDLINEFGGTIPETYGVPVEEIQRGIKNGVRKVNIDTDNRLAITAAVREALAKNAKEFDPRHFLKPSIKYMQQVCADRYQQFWSAGNASKIKQMTCDEYALKYAKGELKAVTRTLVGA
- the rsmG gene encoding 16S rRNA (guanine(527)-N(7))-methyltransferase RsmG, which produces MSHLPSPLDPWPGAETHPDPRWHALYLAILAGNEQMNLTRITTPADFWEKHLWDSVQGIQPYLGNNEAWQVLDVGTGAGFPGLAVGILQPHWQVTLLDSRQKKTRFLAQVIADLRLDNITMLTGRAEVLGATVPHRKNYDLVLLRAVAPVDQALNYGTPFLKPGGRLVLYQGHWTAAQTEALTASLHGLKLTHIDAQITPLTQGVRHYLHLVGNFPAQGGS
- a CDS encoding Sll0314/Alr1548 family TPR repeat-containing protein, with product MVKKAGLAILTAVTLWLSAVPVQAGDPFRRKPPRPIDAKTEQVFEQVFIYGNYSQARSILTELLAQNPKEPLVYALSASIAYLDGDLTNMAQAAAQTMTTATALQKTDPLRGHLYVGVAHFLAGGVVATENRKNLLLVVPQLLDKVQVALGEFDKAAAVNPNDPELNLIRGFADLLLAINIPFSNVGDAVNRLQNSGAPPYLVHRGLALAYRDLKQFPDALAEVDKALIAAPNQPELQYLRAQILVGQQNYIEGVKWFDQSLAMEAQLPPALVRQIRRERERAQRRVVAAPQ
- a CDS encoding DUF3531 family protein; translation: MNIQFREVDTFNLWIWVEFPQPPTQEEQQYLEEIFSSWFLLGKLGGFNAENLPVQDQGYDLNFFPYDTETSDDAFLAVMHNMGEVEYQDHWARCWFDLGTSDGLALDILLNVLRQFDQEYVPLKTVIIGGVNPDWPVDHFEPESPLADDF
- a CDS encoding RluA family pseudouridine synthase, with the translated sequence MSRLDQGLVQQWPEFSRSRIQKLIHQGHVHINQRVQTDKNQPLRPGDWVQLHIPAPEPVDTPAQPIPLEILYEDGQLLILNKPAGLVVHPAPGHWDGTLVNALLAHCPDFLAMGDKQRPGIVHRLDKDTTGVMVVAKTALALQHLQQQIQTRRMGREYLGLIHGRLPQENGTISAPIGRHPHQRQKMAVIPSGRPAVTHWRVLESCGVYSWVHFRLETGRTHQIRVHLSHLGHPLVGDPVYSSSRTLTQKLPGQALHAWRLSLAHPATGEGLTVTAPLPAHLVGLLTYLGFKNHQPMAIPAQNDPPANRDSPPQ
- the aroH gene encoding chorismate mutase, which translates into the protein MESAWTWRALRGATTAEANTVAAIREVVLELLTTLEQENHLDPRQLLSVTFSITSDLDAIYPATIARERPRWDEVAMLDVQHMYVAHGLPRCIRLLAHAHLPPAQRLIHPYLRGAKQLRPDWSFRR
- a CDS encoding 2-isopropylmalate synthase translates to GVDIIEAGFAYASPGDFEAVQTIAREVREPVICSLARAIPADIEAAAKALEPAAHPRIHTFISTSDIHLEHQLRKSRAEVLAIAVAMVTKAKGYVNDVEFSPMDAARSDPEYLYQVLTAAIEAGATTVNIPDTVGYLMPEEFGRLIQGIRENVPNIDRAVVSVHGHNDLGVATANFLEAIKQGARQVEVTINGIGERAGNTALEELVMALHVRRSYFNPFLGRPVAATQPLTRIDTTQIYKTSRLVSSLTGMVVQPNKAIVGANAFAHESGIHQDGVLKHRQTYEIMDARTIGWQANQIVLGKHSGRHAFRARLQELGFDLHDQELNRAFLRFKELADKKKDITDRDLEAIASDEMQTPLVVNFRLERVQVSCGDHEIPTATVTLRLPSGEERTDAATGTGPVDAIYKAMNRVVEVPNRLVEFAVQSVTAGIDAIGEVTIRLEHNQRTYSGHAANTDIIVASAQAYVNALNRLYNALQHQPTPVVTSQT